The Coccidioides posadasii str. Silveira chromosome 3, complete sequence genome contains a region encoding:
- the COQ1 gene encoding coq1 putative hexaprenyl diphosphate synthase (EggNog:ENOG410PJ43~COG:H~BUSCO:7535at33183) yields MKARPGLRAWRGLVSASTSSRPTSSICSQCLLHTRKRFAYVPPTLSFTYRSYHPSRRKNQQSILSAAVSTAQNIISKTLPTKPPPATAGIPEISVDPLRMVAKELKFLKKNIRQLLGSGHPLLDRVAKYYARSEGKQVRPLLVLLMSQATALTPRSPQDRQILNTEGINASISSPAILADTNPDYNLLTAPMTGNETAYSFAEGDVNILPSQRRLAEITELIHTASLLHDDVIDNAVTRRSVASANLEFGNKMAVLAGDFLLGRASVALARLRDPEVTELLATVIANLVEGEFMQLKNTAQDERNPAWTEDIIAYYLQKTYLKSASLISKSCRAAALLGQTAPEVVEAAYTYGRNLGLAFQLVDDMLDYTISGEELGKPAGADLELGLATAPLLFAWRSHPELGALVGRKFCHEGDVQLARQIVAQSDGLEQTRALAQEYADKAVEAISIFPDSEAKRGLIDMCEKVMTRRK; encoded by the exons ATGAAAGCTCGACCAGGCCTCCGAGCCTGGAGAGGCCTCGTATCAGCTTCCACATCTTCCCGGCCGACTTCCTCGATATGCTCCCAATGCCTACTGCATACTCGAAAAAGATTCGCCTACGTCCCTCCGACGCTCTCCTTTACATATCGCAGCTACCACCCGTCTCGTCGAAAAAATCAGCAGTCAATCCTCTCCGCAGCCGTATCCACCGCACAAAACATCATCTCCAAAACCCTCCCCACCAAACCTCCGCCAGCGACGGCTGGAATTCCAGAGATATCTGTCGACCCACTGCGTATGGTCGCCAAGGAGTTGAAATTCCTCAAGAAGAACATACGCCAGCTCCTTGGCTCCGGACACCCGCTCCTTGACAGAGTCGCCAAGTACTATGCTCGCAGCGAAGGAAAGCAAGTACGCCCGTTGCTGGTGCTGTTGATGTCGCAGGCGACGGCGTTGACGCCGCGGAGCCCGCAGGACAGACAGATCTTGAACACGGAGGGAATCAATGCCTCGATCAGTTCGCCAGCAATCCTTGCCGACACGAATCCGGATTATAACCTCTTGACGGCGCCGATGACGGGAAATGAAACGGCGTATTCTTTTGCGGAGGGCGATGTGAATATTTTGCCTTCTCAGCGGAGATTGGCAGAAATCACAGAGCTGATTCATACTGCGTCCCTTTTGCACGATGATGTTATTGACAATGCAGTTACGCGTCGGTCGGTTGCGTCCGCGAATCTCGAGTTCGGAAACAAGATGGCCGTGTTAGCCGGTGATTTCTTGCTTGGCCGTGCCTCTGTGGCTTTGGCGAGACTGAGAGATCCTGAGGTTACCGAACTGTTGGCCACTGTGATCGCCAATCTGGTGGAAGGCGAATTCATGCAGCTGAAAAACACGGCGCAGGATGAGAGAAATCCGGCATGGACAGAGGACATCATCGCTTATTACCTGCAGAAGACATATCTCAAATCTGCTAGTCTGATTAGTAAATCCTGCCGTGCGGCTGCGCTCTTGGGACAGACCGCGCCTGAGGTTGTGGAGGCTGCGTATACCTACGGAAGGAATTTGGGCCTGGCATTCCAGTTGGTGGACGATATGCTGGACTACACGATTAGTGGTGAAGAGCTAGGTAAGCCAGCTGGCGCAGATTTGGAGCTCGGTCTCGCCACTGCTCCATTGTTGTTTGCTTGGAGATCGCATCCCGAGCTTGGTGCACTGGTAGGAAGGAAATTCTGCCATGAAGGAGATGTTCAATTG GCTCGCCAAATTGTCGCCCAGTCTGACGGCCTTGAACAAACTCGTGCCCTGGCCCAAGAGTACGCAGACAAGGCTGTGGAAGCTATCAGCATCTTCCCAGACAGCGAGGCGAAACGTGGCTTGATCGATATGTGTGAAAAGGTTATGACCAGAAGAAAGTAA
- the RPN3 gene encoding 26S proteasome non-ATPase regulatory subunit (BUSCO:170297at4751~EggNog:ENOG410PFHZ~COG:O~BUSCO:4912at33183) gives MPAEKRSLRSNRSDASANGEKARSNSQNSGSSKDKPAAAARSTATRSKASQKAGSENRTTMPVDKSQANGTDPVENGVHGSEDVEMGGDGANGSKQDHDGDEEMTVVVPPLKSSKHSADVAMGGTESDEMQASEGIDLKAKALTDIKNNFILLERAVMHFDPRFTLRVLRTISSMRKQLSAELLAQVVVETYQRSDSRASFLLKALGKEAAFDAVPNDTSMDVDNGSKSPKSGIPKEIIPEIDIYLSILVQIYLYDTEEVQHGAEFSNALVEKLRTLNRRTLDALAARVYFYYSLFYEQIAPLPPSPTAAVISIRQPLLSALRTAVLRKDEDIQATVTNLLLRNYLSTSHISQADLFISHSEFPQDASNNQIARYLYYLGRIRAIQLRYTEAHQHLTTATRKSPSTHSAAGFYQASNKLLVVVELLMGDIPDRAIFRQPALERAMYPYLLLVQAVHVGDLDAFLKVVQNHGATFRKDGTYTLILRLRQNVIKTGIRMMSLSYSRISLRDICLRLGLDSEESAEYIVAKAIRDGVIEATIDHEHGYMKSKEIGDVYATQEPGEVFHERIQACLNLHDESVKAMRFPMNQHRLELKNAQEARERERELAKEIAEGDMDDDDAGGDFDGI, from the exons ATGCCCGCAGAAAAGCGCTCTCTGAGGTCCAACAGGTCGGACGCCTCTGCAAACGGCGAGAAGGCTCGATCGAACTCTCAAAACTCCGGCTCCAGCAAAGATAAACCCGCTGCTGCGGCCCGTTCAACGGCCACCCGAAGTAAGGCGTCCCAGAAGGCAGGCTCGGAGAACAGAACAACGATGCCCGTCGACAAATCGCAAGCGAACGGCACCGATCCTGTTGAGAACGGTGTTCACGGGTCTGAAGATGTGGAGATGGGAGGAGACGGCGCGAATGGCTCAAAGCAAGATCATGACGGCGACGAGGAGATGACCGTGGTTGTACCCCCTTTAAAAAGTTCCAAACATTCCGCAGACGTTGCAATGGGTGGAACAGAGAGCGACGAGATGCAGGCTTCGGAAGGCATTGATCTCAAGGCCAAGGCATTGACAG atatcaagaacaatTTTATCCTGCTAGAGCGAGCCGTTATGCACTTTGACCCACGATTTACCTTGCGAGTGCTTCGAACGATCTCATCAATGCGGAAACAGCTGTCTGCCGAGTTGCTCGCTCAAGTGGTTGTGGAGACATATCAACGTTCTGATTCAAGAGCATCATTTTTATTAAAAGCCCTGGGCAAAGAGGCTGCATTCGATGCTGTACCCAACGATACCTCGATGGACGTTGATAATGGGTCAAAGAGTCCTAAGTCTGGCATCCCGAAGGAGATCATACCGGAAATAGACATCTATCTCTCGATTCTTGTTCAAATATATCTCTACGACACTGAAGAAGTGCAACACGGCGCAGAGTTTTCGAATGCCCTCGTGGAAAAGCTTCGGACATTAAACCGCCGGACTTTGGACGCTTTGGCGGCTCGCGTATACTTCTACTATTCCCTATTCTACGAGCAGATTGCTCCGCTTCCTCCGTCGCCAACTGCTGCAGTCATTTCGATTCGGCAGCCGCTTCTCTCAGCGTTACGGACTGCAGTTCTCCGGAAAGACGAGGATATTCAAGCAACCGTTACAAACCTTCTTCTCCGAAATTACCTCTCGACCTCTCATATCTCCCAGGCGGATCTGTTCATCTCTCACTCTGAATTTCCCCAGGATGCCTCGAACAATCAGATCGCGCGCTATCTTTACTATCTTGGCCGTATCCGAGCCATCCAGCTACGGTACACCGAAGCTCACCAGCATTTGACGACCGCCACTAGAAAATCGCCTTCAACCCACAGTGCTGCTGGATTCTACCAAGCTTCGAATAAACTTCTTGTTGTTGTGGAGCTGCTTATGGGCGACATTCCTGATCGTGCGATCTTCCGCCAGCCCGCTCTCGAACGTGCCATGTACCCTTATCTCCTACTCGTGCAGGCCGTTCACGTGGGTGATCTGGATGCTTTCCTCAAGGTCGTGCAGAACCACGGCGCTACTTTCCGGAAAGATGGCACATACACTTTAATCCTTCGGCTCCGTCAGAACGTGATCAAGACGGGTATCCGTATGATGTCGTTGTCTTACTCGCGGATCTCTCTTCGAGACATCTGTCTTCGTTTAGGGCTCGACAGCGAGGAGTCTGCAGAGTACATCGTAGCCAAAGCCATTCGTGATGGCGTCATCGAGGCCACTATAGACCACGAACACGGTTATATGAAGAGTAAAGAGATTGGCGATGTATATGCTACCCAGGAGCCGGGTGAAGTGTTCCATGAGCGTATCCAGGCCTGTTTAAATCTTCACGATGAGAGTGTCAAG GCCATGAGGTTCCCAATGAACCAGCATCGGCTGGAGTTGAAGAATGCCCAGGAGGCCCGTGAACGGGAACGTGAGCTGGCCAAGGAGATCGCGGAGGGAGACatggatgacgatgacgCAGGTGGGGATTTTGATGGCATCTAG
- a CDS encoding uncharacterized protein (EggNog:ENOG410PNCE~COG:S~BUSCO:14633at33183), with the protein MSTLLHNHLEQISLSATSIAELPFPPPKMFASALLGPHDITTLIRDTEAHERALFSADPSTNSTKHRRATRRGTMFPTEGEKETMVSRIHSAKNHRNQSAVARVLGGDMMEAIRKSANAPSHRTNRGEMNIEILLRGAEMLCKVYPVAGAKEKIASLRQRYQEVSESVARLEERVSYQTEQLEQMNLSGSYRSDYYDTQQPEPVQQHTADITDEDIERELGEIRELELRKRTLENRVSGMERDLGGLLR; encoded by the exons ATGTCGACTCTTCTACATAATCACCTTGAGCAGATTTCCCTTTCTGCCACTTCCATCGCCGAATTACC CTTCCCGCCTCCAAAGATGTTCGCCAGTGCACTCCTGGGGCCTCATGATATAACCACCCTTATCCGGGACACCGAGGCCCATGAACGTGCTCTTTTCTCTGCTGACCCCTCTACAAACAGCACGAAGCATCGACGGGCGACCCGGAGAGGCACGATGTTCCCCAcagaaggagaaaaggaaacAATGGTTAGCCGAATCCATTCCGCCAAAAACCACCGGAATCAATCGGCTGTTGCACGGGTGCTGGGAGGTGATATGATGGAGGCAATCAGAAAATCTGCGAATGCGCCTTCGCACCGGACCAACCGGGGAGAGATGAACATCGAGATCCTGTTACGGGGCGCTGAGATGCTTTGCAAAGTTTA TCCAGTTGCGGGAGCCAAAGAGAAAATAGCATCTCTCAGGCAACGCTATCAAGAAGTATCCGAATCGGTAGCCCGCCTAGAAGAGCGTGTTTCCTACCAAACAGAGCAATTGGAGCAAATGAATCTTTCGGGCTCATATCGCAGTGACTACTATGACACTCAACAACCGGAGCCAGTACAGCAGCATACGGCGGATATCACAGATGAGGATATCGAGCGTGAACTTGGGGAGATCCGGGAGCTGGAGCTTCGGAAGCGAACCCTTGAAAATCGGGTCAGCGGGATGGAGAGAGATCTAGGAGGTCTTCTGCGATAG
- the TAF12 gene encoding Transcription initiation factor TFIID subunit 12 (EggNog:ENOG410PFPR~COG:K~BUSCO:7634at33183) has product MENQPAAGNSPAAPLIQQNSALIRTDQVQKLPHLGDSQKQTHTALVRGLWDILNSHPPGSNEYNGAHTKLTQVSQNLMRGMRMFQASRQQQLQQLAQQQQQQAQHIQAQAQAVQAQAQAQAQQQQQQQQQQQPQTTQQQTQQTQQGPQQQAQPQSQPQQAQMSRPPTTTTNPQAVANPASQARPQMGIPQSFQQLLPQIRAKVDTLTFILPPTITKDQSDGWMQEARLRYGLALQKQELGKVKLSDLRQQYNQRQSAGNLSQEEIQEFKNRQTAAERLLREGSDFLGKFKEQQESFRVQTQQLAASRQAGQNAPLQGQIGADGRPQQPVTTAPAPHTINSAVVAARAGQAPSQMPGQTATAVTGATHAPIQPPVTAVQGTTLSAFGQQASQEGTAAASQTPTTQGPPRPLSQQAAMAQAAQNYSNAMNQPPATTQPATTHAHPPNYVSSRGDSRNVTMNIQKNLNVPAPEPVSMAPARPTLTSGPSHGATGVMGQPAIQKHPGYVLEGEGQHVLSKKMLDVLVKQVTGGGDGEGLTPDAEEFLLQMADDFVDDVITAACRLAKLRPSATLDIRDIQLVLERNYNMRIPGFTADDLRTVKKPHPTQGWIQKMSAVQAAKVTQGRAD; this is encoded by the exons ATGGAGAATCAACCTGCGGCTGGTAACTCACCAGCCGCGCCGCTGATTCAACAAAACTCAGCCCTAATCCGAACCGATCAGGTTCAGAAACTCCCACATTTGGGCGACTCGCAGAAACAAACACACACTGCTCTGGTGCGGGGTCTCTGGGACATCCTCAACTCACATCCTCCAGGTTCCAACGAGTACAACGGCGCCCACACAAAATTAACCCAGGTCTCGCAGAATCTCATGAGAGGCATGAGAATGTTCCAAGCAAGTCGCCAacagcagctgcagcagcttgctcagcaacagcaacagcaagcCCAACACATCCAGGCCCAGGCCCAGGCAGTTCAAGCTCAGGCCCAGGCTCAagcgcagcagcagcagcagcagcagcagcaacaacagccGCAGACGACCCAGCAGCAGACCCAGCAGACCCAGCAGGGGCCTCAGCAGCAAGCCCAGCCGCAGTCGCAGCCGCAGCAAGCCCAGATGAGTCGCCctcccaccaccaccaccaaccCCCAAGCCGTTGCCAATCCCGCGAGCCAAGCACGACCCCAGATGGGTATCCCGCAGAGCTTCCAGCAGTTGCTCCCCCAGATTCGCGCCAAGGTCGACACCTTGACCTTTATCCTCCCTCCCACGATTACAAAGGATCAGTCCGATGGCTGGATGCAGGAGGCAAGGCTCCGATATGGTCTCGCGTTACAGAAACAAGAGCTGGGCAAGGTTAAGCTGAGTGATTTACGCCAGCAGTATAATCAGCGCCAGAGTGCCGGAAACCTGTCCCAAGAGGAGATCCAGGAGTTCAAGAACCGCCAgacagctgctgaaagacTCTTACGCGAGGGAAGCGACTTCCTGGGAAAGTTCAAAGAACAGCAGGAGAGTTTCCGCGTGCAGACCCAGCAGCTCGCAGCAAGCCGGCAAGCAGGTCAAAATGCGCCTTTGCAAGGCCAAATAGGTGCTGACGGCCGTCCCCAGCAACCCGTTACTACGGCACCCGCTCCGCATACCATTAATTCCGCTGTCGTTGCCGCCCGTGCCGGTCAAGCCCCTTCCCAGATGCCTGGTCAGACTGCAACTGCCGTCACTGGTGCAACCCACGCGCCAATCCAGCCACCGGTAACCGCTGTTCAAGGCACAACATTAAGCGCGTTTGGTCAGCAAGCTTCCCAAGAAGGAACTGCCGCCGCTTCCCAGACCCCAACCACTCAAGGTCCCCCACGCCCGTTGTCTCAACAAGCTGCCATGGCGCAAGCTGCGCAAAATTATTCGAATGCGATGAATCAACCACCAGCTACCACGCAGCCAGCGACTACTCATGCGCACCCGCCAAACTATGTCAGCAGCCGTGGCGACTCGCGCAACGTTACCATgaatattcagaagaatctgAACGTCCCTGCCCCGGAACCGGTTAGCATGGCTCCCGCACGCCCGACTCTTACCAGTGGACCAAGCCATGGGGCTACCGGCGTCATGGGCCAGCCTGCCATCCAGAAGCATCCAGGTTATGTTTTGGAGGGAGAAGGCCAGCATGTTCTGAGCAAGAAGATGCTAGATGTCTTGGTGAAGCAAGTTACTGGCGGTGGAGATGGAGAGGGATTGACTCCAGATGCTGAAGAG TTCCTCCTCCAAATGGCCGATGATTTCGTCGACGACGTTATCACTGCAGCTTGCCGTCTCGCAAAGCTCCGCCCTTCCGCCACCCTTGACATTCGTGACATCCAGCTTGTTTTGGAACGTAACTACAATATGCGCATTCCCGGGTTCACCGCAGATGATCTTCGCACCGTCAAGAAGCCACACCCCACGCAGGGTTGGATTCAGAAGATGTCTGCTGTCCAGGCCGCCAAAGTCACTCAGGGTCGCGCTGATTAG
- a CDS encoding uncharacterized protein (EggNog:ENOG410PGK2~COG:S~TransMembrane:2 (i310-331o343-364i)~BUSCO:2131at33183) codes for MSGKTWKVQYDPWRGISKTSFSADYLKPYAVPDPMNRCDDDGFKMMELNRFDDQDNPTHGYDVYVQRISCYIQHKQVTAEPPPSDMDITNPYLSDAQIDGAFGDTPKEYIPRLNTLDNGNTVIIFDNSHSGTLDNTLIPPRQTWEARWRRLPFFLAFESRDLVATDDELAYHCTRIILEDIFKVISGTWDTLLDLAYDHVSILEDKIYEQPADETRAPELWANSNLWLKMEKLMFLHIDIIKELKTRLRDLTDDMERDDTWLDGTPGDFDRLSNLITEDLIKPTKNLISLLYQSVSIRDSRQNIRLSVSMWRLSWITFIFLPLTFITGIFGMNVDTFSDDPSIKWYFIACVPFMLGVLIVWYFWKHTLTSQRNTPYRRGIYENFFNELANASPDLWSQTGPRNYIVPKGRLAKIKWFFIKRWSAPEKTIKAGSSSSPQDELGVMARLKRRLIWRWTSQIARAESADQEALRLESGEAGADDPASDTYSIVADGLANATELAVVPAAPAIETVFEEDRKQLAVPTTDERPSGERRRLGPLSFRSHSRGSSTGKNSRILIEEEDWQWLSQLGSEGKEWALRSASSRERSAQRRATEEEGRKSKDTEDHTSATKSDNPEAENRLDRRQRSRNRLDIPRVVHPDEDEPQ; via the exons ATGAGCGGGAAGACGTGGAAAGTTCAGTATGATCCGTGGCGGGGAATCAGTAAAACCTCCTTCTCGGCAGATTATCTGAAGCCGTATGCTGTCCCGGATCCGATGAACCGCTGCGATGACGATGGGTTTAAAATGATGGAGTTGAATCGTTTTGACGATCAAG ACAATCCAACTCATGGCTACGATGTCTACGTTCAGCGGATTAGCTGTTATATCCAGCATAAACAGGTCACCGCCGAACCACCACCCTCCGACATGGACATAACGAATCCCTATCTATCCGACGCGCAGATCGATGGTGCCTTTGGCGATACTCCGAAGGAATATATTCCGCGATTGAACACCCTCGATAATGGAAACACCGTTATCATATTTGACAATTCTCACTCAGGCACACTCGACAACACTCTAATTCCTCCTCGTCAGACATGGGAGGCTCGATGGCGCCGGCTGCCATTCTTCTTGGCTTTTGAATCTCGTGATTTGGTTGCTACTGATGATGAACTGGCTTATCACTGTACGCGAATTATCCTTGAAGACATATTCAAAGTGATATCAGGCACATGGGATACGCTATTGGACCTCGCGTACGACCATGTGAGTATCTTGGAGGATAAAATATACGAGCAGCCCGCAGACGAGACTCGAGCGCCTGAGCTATGGGCCAATTCAAATCTATGGTTGAAAATGGAGAAGTTGATGTTTCTACATATCGATATTATCAAGGAGCTGAAGACGCGGCTGCGGGATCTCACCG ACGACATGGAGAGAGATGATACCTGGCTAGATGGTACACCGGGGGATTTTGATCGGCTGAGCAACCTTATCACTGAGGATTTGATCAAACCTACTAAGAACTTGATATCCCTGCTCTATCAATCTGTCTCTATTCGAGACAGTAGACAGAACATTCGACTTAGCGTTAGCA TGTGGCGTTTGAGTTGGATTACATTCATATTTTTGCCCTTGACTTTTATCACTGGTATCTTCG GCATGAATGTCGACACCTTCAGCGATGATCCCAGTATCAAATGGTACTTCATAGCATGCGTGCCGTTTATGCTTGGTGTTCTCATCGTATGGTATTTTTGGAAACACACACTCACCTCCCAGCGGAACACCCCATACCGCCGCGGAATATACGAAAACTTTTTCAACGAGTTGGCAAATGCCAGTCCGGACCTATGGTCCCAAACTGGGCCGCGCAATTACATTGTGCCCAAGGGACGTCTCGCGAAGATCAAATGGTTCTTCATAAAGCGTTGGAGTGCCCCCGAAAAGACCATCAAAGCCGGAAGTTCTTCCTCCCCGCAAGACGAGCTTGGGGTCATGGCAAGGCTGAAAAGACGCCTTATCTGGCGCTGGACCTCACAAATTGCTCGAGCTGAGAGTGCTGATCAAGAGGCCCTGAGGCTCGAAAGCGGCGAGGCAGGCGCCGATGATCCCGCTAGTGATACATACTCGATTGTCGCCGATGGACTGGCAAATGCCACCGAACTAGCAGTTGTGCCCGCCGCTCCAGCAATTGAAActgtctttgaagaagatcgTAAACAGCTGGCAGTACCAACCACGGATGAACGTCCCAGTGGAGAACGTCGACGGCTGGGCCCGTTATCGTTCCGAAGCCATAGCCGAGGATCTAGCACTGGTAAAAACAGCAGAATTTTGATAGAAGAGGAAGATTGGCAATGGTTGAGTCAGTTGGGAAGTGAAGGAAAGGAGTGGGCGCTGCGGTCAGCAAGTTCGAGGGAGAGAAGTGCGCAAAGAAGAGCCACGGAAGAGGAGGGCAGGAAGTCAAAAGATACCGAAGATCACACGAGCGCTACAAAATCTGATAACCCAGAAGCAGAAAACCGGCTAGACAGGCGACAAAGGTCAAGAAATCGCCTCGACATACCTCGAGTGGTCCATCCAGATGAAGACGAACCCCAGTGA
- a CDS encoding uncharacterized protein (EggNog:ENOG410Q5C6~COG:S) → MASIWKIGNANTEPIIETTPTPLKFIPLPATLDVSKPGTIVETAKDQSSYPCRRCLKDSSPGGEIYLVSYNPFLGESPYTGPGPIFVHQRDCMFKLEDEKDVVPDQQRRRKLSVRAYNAEHMMINNGVVDGVDLEAKAGEMFADLDVKYIHVHYAGAGGFAVKIERK, encoded by the exons ATGGCTTCGATATGGAAAATTGGAAATGCGAACACAGAGCCGATA ATCGAGACCACGCCCACACCCCTAAAATTCATCCCCCTTCCAGCAACCCTCGACGTCTCAAAGCCTGGGACAATCGTCGAAACCGCTAAGGACCAATCCTCATATCCATGCCGGCGCTGCCTCAAGGATTCTAGTCCTGGGGGCGAAATTTATCTGGTCTCCTACAATCCATTCCTCGGGGAAAGCCCCTATACCGGGCCAGGTCCAATCTTCGTGCACCAGCGGGACTGCATGTTTAAACTGGAAGACGAGAAGGACGTTGTTCCGGACCAGCAGCGCCGTCGAAAGCTCTCAGTCCGCGCCTATAATGCGGAGCATATGATGATCAATAATGGGGTTGTTGATGGTGTCGACCTGGAGGCGAAAGCAGGGGAAATGTTTGCAGATCTGGATGTGAAGTATATCCATGTGCATTATGCCGGAGCTGGTGGCTTTGCAGTCAAAATCGAGAGGAAGTAG
- a CDS encoding uncharacterized protein (EggNog:ENOG410PGUE~COG:P,Q~TransMembrane:8 (i58-80o100-123i144-162o189-206i218-237o249-267i306-323o413-435i)~BUSCO:3141at33183) encodes MSFKNPYSDTYAPGPERARWPPLTRMLMSGEMSGEPPRDLTMKEKFDRWMVNEGWRRLTVAVFVLAHLMIFGFGLMHYGLKDNLTGSRATFGVTFTIARAAALVLHFDVGLILFPVCRTLISLMRQTPLNGIIQFDKNITFHKLVAWSIVTFSWIHTVAHWVNYAQLAAKQGLGVAGFLLANVVTGPGWTGYIMLIALMAMALTSIGKRRRANFERFWYTHHLFVIFFFFWAFHGAFCMIKPDYPPFCAGIGVFWMYWIYGAVIYLVERLLREIRGRHKTYITKVVQHPSNVVEIQMKKEKTKTRAGQYIFLCCPTVSVWQYHPFTLTSAPEEDYISVHIRCVGDFTKALAKTLGCTFDEGKGKGGKGKTGVVGVNNQMAPDDVDPSIRRVLPRIYVDGPFGSASEDVFKYEVAVLVGAGIGVTPFASILKSIWYRMNYPQTKTRLRKVYFFWICRDFGSFEWFQSLLLAIEAQDTANHIEIHTYLTAKIRPDDATNIMINDANAEQDTITGLRAPTNFGRPNWDMVFRSIRKLHAPAEAGVFFCGPKPLGSVLHVKCNMYSEPGFNFVWGKENF; translated from the exons ATGAGTTTTAAAAACCCGTACTCGGACACGTATGCGCCAGGGCCCGAGCGGGCAAGATGGCCTCCCTTGACGAGGATGTTAATGTCTGGCGAAATGAGCGGAGAGCCCCCAAGGGACTTGACGATGAAAGAGAAGTTTGATCGATG GATGGTCAATGAAGGCTGGAGGAGACT CACCGTTGCTGTGTTTGTTTTGGCACATCTGATGATCTTTGGATTTGGTTTGATGCATTACGGGCTTAAG GACAATCTTACTGGGTCAAGAGCAACTTTTGGAGTCACATTCACTATTGCAAGAGCTGCAGCTTTGGTGCTGCATTTTGATGTCGGCTTGATCCTATTCC CTGTGTGCCGAACCCTTATCTCTCTGATGAGACAGACGCCTTTGAATGGGATTATCCAATTTG ATAAAAACATCACTTTCCATAAGC TGGTGGCTTGGTCCATCGTTACATTCTCCTGGATTCACACGGTTGCTCACTGGGTCAACTATGCCCAACTCGCCGCTAAGCAGGGCCTCGGAGTCGCAGGCTTCCTCCTGGCCAACGTTGTCACTGGACCCGGCTGGACCGGGTATATAATGTTAATCGCACTAATGGCGATGGCGCTCACATCCATCGGTAAACGTCGCCGGGCCAATTTCGAACGATTCTGGTACACGCATCACCTCTTtgttattttcttctttttctgggcTTTCCATGGAGCGTTCTGCATGATTAAGCCTGACTACCCGCCGTTTTGCGCCGGCATCGGTGTGTTTTGGATGTATTGGATATATGGAGCAGTGATCTACCTGGTGGAGAGGCTGTTACGTGAGATACGTGGACGGCACAAGACATATATCACAAAGGTGGTGCAACATCCCAGTAACGTGGTTGAGATTCAAatgaagaaggagaaaacGAAAACGAGAGCGGGTCAA TACATTTTCCTCTGCTGCCCCACGGTATCTGTATGGCAATACCATCCGTTTACGCTTACCAGTGCTCCCGAGGAAGACTATATCTCTGTGCACATTAGATGCGTCGGAGATTTCACCAAGGCCCTTGCCAAAACGCTAGGATGCACCTTTGATGAAGGCAAGGGTAAAGGCGGTAAAGGAAAGACCGGCGTAGTCGGTGTCAACAACCAGATGGCCCCGGATGACGTAGATCCCAGCATTCGTCGAGTTCTCCCTAGGATCTACGTTGACGGCCCATTTGGCAGTGCATCAGAAGACGTTTTTAAGTACGAAGTCGCGGTCCTAGTGGGAGCCGGTATCGGAGTAACTCCCTTTGCGTCCATCCTGAAGAGTATCTGGTATCGCATGAACTACCCCCAAACAAAAACGCGGCTGCGAAAAGTGTATTTCTTCTGGATTTGTAGAGATTTCGGCTCATTTGAGTGGTTCCAATCGCTGCTTCTTGCCATAGAGGCGCAGGATACAGCAAACCATATTGAAATTCACACT TATCTTACAGCCAAAATCCGACCTGATGATGCAACTAACATCATGATTAACGACGCCAACGCAGAACAAGATACAATCACCGGCCTGCGTGCCCCGACTAACTTTGGTCGACCAAATTGGGACATGGTATTCCGGTCGATTCGAAAGCTGCACGCACCAGCAGAAGCCGGCGTGTTTTTCTGCGGACCAAAGCCATTAGGAAGTGTGCTGCACGTCAAGTGCAATATGTATTCAGAGCCTGGATTTAATTTCGTGTGGGGAAAGGAGAACTTTTAA